One part of the Vogesella sp. LIG4 genome encodes these proteins:
- a CDS encoding aldehyde dehydrogenase family protein: protein MRMNAPLMLKPHLHEVRSPFDGRLVGTVSLTQAEALPLIVQHAQHGATLAAALPRYKRAELLQQAAALVEQQADEFASTIASEAGKAIRQARKEVARCINTLRLSAEEAKRHAGETIPFDAYPGAADRTGYYTHEPLGIILAITPFNDPLNLVAHKLGPALAAGNAVILKPSLLAPLSAQRLVECLWQAGVPREALQIVHGGTEVAEPLVRERAIRMVSFTGGPLSGEAITRAAGLKKIAMDLGGNAPVLVMADCDLKEAAEACVSGAFWAAGQNCIGTQRILIARPVYAAFTRYLVELTEAMKVGDPLEDSTDMGPMINTDQAHRIEGWVEEAISQGSTLLTGHRRDGALYAPTVLADVPTHAKVWRDEVFAPVVCVAPFDELGQAITAANDSESSLQAGIFTSHMETALSVADRLQAGGVMINDSSDFRFDGMPFGGFKYGSLGREGVRFSIAEMSQPKVVCFKRKPLATP, encoded by the coding sequence ATGCGCATGAATGCCCCCCTCATGCTCAAGCCGCATCTGCATGAAGTCCGCTCCCCGTTCGATGGCCGCCTGGTGGGCACCGTATCACTCACGCAAGCGGAAGCGCTGCCGCTAATCGTACAGCATGCTCAGCACGGCGCCACCCTGGCTGCAGCCCTGCCGCGGTACAAGCGTGCCGAACTGCTGCAGCAAGCGGCAGCACTGGTGGAACAACAAGCAGACGAATTTGCGAGCACCATTGCCAGCGAAGCCGGCAAGGCAATCCGCCAGGCACGCAAGGAAGTGGCGCGCTGCATCAACACGCTGCGCTTGTCCGCCGAAGAAGCCAAGCGCCACGCAGGCGAGACCATTCCATTCGACGCCTACCCGGGCGCAGCCGACCGCACCGGCTATTACACCCACGAGCCGCTCGGGATAATCCTGGCGATCACGCCTTTCAACGACCCGCTCAATCTGGTGGCCCACAAGCTTGGCCCGGCGTTGGCGGCGGGGAATGCGGTCATCCTCAAGCCTTCCCTGCTCGCCCCGCTGTCCGCCCAACGTCTGGTCGAATGTCTGTGGCAGGCAGGCGTGCCGCGTGAAGCGCTACAGATCGTGCACGGCGGCACCGAAGTGGCCGAGCCGCTAGTACGCGAACGCGCCATCCGCATGGTCAGCTTCACCGGCGGCCCGCTCAGCGGCGAAGCAATCACCCGTGCTGCCGGGCTCAAGAAGATCGCCATGGACCTGGGCGGCAATGCACCGGTTCTGGTGATGGCCGACTGCGACCTGAAGGAAGCGGCCGAAGCCTGCGTGTCCGGCGCATTCTGGGCCGCAGGGCAAAACTGCATCGGCACCCAGCGCATTCTGATCGCACGCCCGGTATACGCAGCATTCACACGCTACCTGGTCGAATTGACTGAAGCCATGAAGGTGGGGGATCCGCTGGAAGACAGCACCGATATGGGTCCGATGATCAACACCGACCAGGCGCACCGCATCGAAGGCTGGGTAGAGGAGGCGATCTCTCAAGGATCAACACTGCTCACAGGACATCGTCGCGACGGCGCGCTGTACGCCCCCACCGTACTTGCCGACGTACCCACCCATGCCAAGGTCTGGCGTGACGAGGTATTCGCTCCCGTGGTCTGCGTGGCGCCGTTCGACGAACTCGGTCAGGCGATCACCGCCGCCAACGACAGTGAAAGCAGCCTGCAGGCCGGCATCTTCACCAGTCACATGGAGACCGCGCTGAGTGTTGCGGACCGCCTGCAGGCTGGCGGCGTGATGATCAACGATTCGTCCGACTTCCGCTTCGATGGCATGCCGTTCGGCGGCTTCAAATACGGCTCACTCGGGCGCGAAGGGGTGCGCTTCTCCATCGCAGAGATGTCGCAACCCAAAGTGGTGTGCTTCAAGCGCAAACCGCTGGCTACACCATGA
- a CDS encoding ABC transporter ATP-binding protein: MSTFSPTNTESCPVLTIEDIYKSFGGVEILKGISLSANKHDVVSILGSSGSGKSTLLRCINLLETPDAGRLTLHGEQLELKPARNGTLTPADPSQITRIRRKLAMVFQQFNLWAHMTVLQNVMFVPVRVLGMNRKDAELKALAMLEKVGLAEKRHHYPNQLSGGQQQRVAIARALATDPEVLLFDEPTSALDPELVGEVLKVMRSLAEDGRTMLVVTHEMGFAREVASRVVFVHQGKIEEDGKPNEVFTHQQSPRFQKFLSSIL; this comes from the coding sequence ATGTCAACCTTCTCCCCCACCAACACCGAGTCATGCCCGGTGCTGACTATCGAGGATATCTACAAGTCGTTTGGCGGCGTGGAAATCCTCAAGGGCATCTCACTCAGTGCCAACAAGCATGACGTAGTGTCCATCCTCGGCAGCAGTGGCTCGGGCAAAAGTACCTTGCTGCGCTGCATCAACCTGCTGGAAACACCGGATGCAGGCCGGCTCACGCTGCATGGCGAGCAACTGGAACTGAAACCGGCCCGCAATGGCACGCTGACACCGGCCGACCCGAGCCAGATCACCCGCATCCGCCGCAAGCTTGCCATGGTGTTCCAGCAGTTCAATCTGTGGGCGCACATGACGGTGCTGCAGAACGTGATGTTCGTGCCGGTACGTGTACTCGGCATGAACAGGAAAGATGCCGAACTCAAGGCACTTGCCATGCTGGAAAAGGTCGGCCTGGCCGAGAAGCGCCACCACTACCCGAACCAGTTATCCGGCGGCCAACAGCAGCGCGTGGCAATCGCCCGCGCGCTGGCAACCGACCCGGAAGTACTGCTGTTCGACGAGCCTACCAGTGCGCTCGACCCGGAGCTGGTAGGCGAGGTGCTCAAGGTGATGCGCTCGCTGGCCGAGGACGGCCGCACCATGCTGGTGGTAACCCATGAAATGGGCTTTGCGCGCGAAGTGGCCAGCCGCGTGGTGTTCGTTCACCAGGGCAAGATCGAGGAAGACGGCAAGCCAAACGAAGTGTTCACCCACCAGCAGTCCCCCCGGTTCCAGAAGTTCCTGTCCAGCATCCTGTGA
- a CDS encoding transporter substrate-binding domain-containing protein, with protein MKKLMFSLSVAAALIASTAHAQPVVRIGTLADYAPFEYKDATGKLQGMEIEIGQKMCASLKVTCQWVTMDFDALIPALKAHQIDAVLAQMSKTPEREKSVDFTRIFTTAPVQLVARKGSNINQMPATLRGKTIGVQTASTHESYLRTRLPSSSSGINVKVYQTLDEAWLDLESGRVDAVFADSTVAYDWLSKTGQKEGFDFAGRPINDAEIFGAGTAIAVRKGDSKLRGQFDLAIDQVHGNGTFSTVNKRYFPFSILPK; from the coding sequence ATGAAAAAGCTCATGTTCTCCCTCTCTGTTGCCGCTGCCCTGATTGCTTCCACCGCCCATGCCCAGCCAGTGGTACGCATTGGCACACTGGCTGACTACGCACCGTTCGAATACAAGGATGCGACTGGCAAGTTGCAAGGGATGGAAATCGAAATCGGCCAGAAAATGTGCGCATCGCTGAAAGTCACCTGCCAGTGGGTGACCATGGATTTCGACGCATTGATCCCGGCGCTCAAGGCACACCAGATCGATGCCGTACTGGCACAAATGTCGAAGACACCGGAACGTGAGAAATCAGTCGATTTCACCCGCATCTTCACCACCGCGCCAGTACAGCTGGTTGCCAGGAAAGGCAGCAACATCAATCAGATGCCGGCCACACTGCGCGGCAAGACCATCGGCGTGCAGACGGCCTCCACGCATGAAAGCTACCTGCGCACCCGCTTGCCCAGCAGCAGCTCGGGCATCAACGTCAAGGTCTACCAGACGCTGGACGAAGCCTGGCTGGATCTGGAATCCGGCCGAGTCGACGCGGTGTTTGCCGACAGCACCGTGGCGTATGACTGGCTGAGCAAGACTGGCCAGAAGGAAGGCTTCGACTTTGCCGGCCGCCCGATCAACGATGCTGAAATTTTCGGCGCAGGCACCGCCATCGCCGTCCGCAAGGGCGACAGCAAGCTGCGCGGACAGTTTGACCTGGCCATCGACCAGGTGCACGGCAACGGCACCTTCAGCACCGTCAACAAGCGCTACTTCCCGTTCAGCATCCTGCCCAAGTAA
- a CDS encoding ABC transporter permease, translating to MAALFDYSTQLLEGAWVTLELAFTSLFFGLLLGLATASAKLANIVWLRKAAFLASDFLRGIPEFLILLICYFGLSRLVNTYFADTFTLSPFAGGVVALALVFGAYSSEVFRGAFLAVPKGQLEAARAYGLSRWQTLWYVRLPQAWRICLPSLNNMWQNLLKDTSLVSIVGLEDMLRKANIAAQFTKQPFLFYAVVGLIYLALLAASNPAFAWLERQANRGYGKPA from the coding sequence ATGGCTGCATTATTCGACTACAGCACGCAGTTGCTGGAAGGCGCCTGGGTGACGCTGGAACTGGCATTCACCTCGCTGTTCTTCGGCTTGCTGCTCGGGCTCGCCACTGCCTCGGCCAAGCTGGCCAATATCGTCTGGCTGCGCAAGGCTGCATTCCTGGCCAGCGATTTCCTGCGCGGCATCCCTGAATTTCTCATCCTGCTGATCTGCTATTTCGGGCTGTCCAGACTGGTCAACACCTACTTTGCCGACACCTTCACACTCAGTCCGTTCGCCGGCGGTGTGGTGGCACTGGCCCTGGTATTTGGCGCGTATTCATCCGAAGTGTTTCGCGGGGCCTTCCTGGCTGTACCCAAGGGCCAGCTGGAAGCGGCTCGCGCTTATGGTCTGTCGCGCTGGCAGACACTGTGGTACGTGCGCTTGCCGCAGGCCTGGCGCATCTGCCTGCCCAGCCTCAACAACATGTGGCAGAACCTGCTGAAGGACACCTCACTGGTGTCTATCGTCGGGCTGGAAGACATGCTGCGCAAAGCCAATATCGCTGCCCAGTTTACCAAGCAGCCCTTCCTGTTCTACGCAGTGGTCGGACTGATCTACCTGGCACTGCTGGCCGCCTCCAACCCCGCCTTCGCCTGGCTGGAACGGCAGGCCAACCGTGGCTACGGCAAGCCGGCCTGA
- a CDS encoding ABC transporter permease: protein MDELLSLLHQSGSELLAGLWTSLELLVCSCLLGFLLAVPLAVARSSPSSWMATPSRMFMNLFRGTPLLVQIFVLYYGLAQFAWLRDSPLWLLIGGSFSCALLALTLNLAAYMAEDIRGGINGVPAGEKEAAASFGMSRFMITWFIVVPRAIGIVAPTLGNEVILQLKSTALASTITVLDLTGVARRLSIQAYTTDALLLAGLIYVGVTALLSSLLKLGENRLNRHLR from the coding sequence ATGGATGAATTGCTCTCTCTTCTGCATCAAAGCGGTTCGGAATTGCTGGCCGGCTTGTGGACCTCACTCGAACTACTGGTGTGCTCCTGCCTGCTTGGCTTCCTGCTGGCCGTGCCACTGGCGGTGGCCCGCTCCTCTCCCAGCAGCTGGATGGCCACGCCCAGCCGGATGTTCATGAACCTGTTCCGCGGCACCCCGCTGCTGGTGCAAATCTTCGTGCTGTACTACGGCCTGGCCCAGTTTGCCTGGCTGCGGGACTCGCCACTGTGGTTGCTGATAGGCGGCTCATTCTCCTGTGCGCTGCTGGCGCTCACGCTTAACCTGGCCGCCTATATGGCCGAGGATATCCGTGGCGGCATCAACGGCGTACCTGCTGGCGAAAAAGAAGCCGCAGCCAGCTTCGGCATGAGTCGCTTCATGATTACCTGGTTCATCGTGGTGCCGCGCGCCATTGGCATCGTGGCGCCCACGCTTGGCAACGAAGTGATCCTGCAGCTCAAATCCACCGCACTCGCCAGCACCATCACCGTGCTGGATCTCACCGGCGTTGCGCGCAGGTTATCCATCCAGGCCTACACCACCGACGCGCTGCTGCTGGCCGGCCTGATCTACGTCGGCGTCACCGCCCTGCTGTCCAGCCTGCTCAAGCTCGGCGAGAACAGGCTTAACCGGCACCTGCGCTAA
- a CDS encoding PLP-dependent aspartate aminotransferase family protein, translating into MEYQMETLAIHADGTVCAEKTVAPAIHYSAVFKADDSAEFIEMSSVPQHPRNYTRYGNPVHERVKKLVADLEGTETALVTASGMGAIATTILALVKAGDHVIGQTRHYMSTAKMLDDMLQRFGVEVTLVDQTDAAAFERAIRPNTKLIVLETPVNPLLMLTDIEAVTRVARARGILTMADNTFASPINLRPHTLGVDIVVHSATKYLGGHHDMTGGVICCSKALAEDIWHTHITLGSVLSPMDAWLLLRGMRTLPMRIERINANALELAAFLEQQPQIERVYYPGLASHPQHALACRQMKGFGGVVAFGVKGGYAEAERLVSALKVPHNAGNLGGVDSLVIHTAAMWAGTMSAAQMAAADIPVNFIRYSVGIEHIDDLKADLLQALATL; encoded by the coding sequence ATGGAATACCAAATGGAAACCCTGGCCATCCACGCCGATGGCACCGTCTGCGCCGAGAAAACCGTGGCTCCAGCCATTCACTACTCGGCGGTATTCAAGGCCGATGACAGCGCCGAATTCATCGAGATGTCCAGCGTGCCGCAACACCCGCGTAACTACACACGCTACGGCAATCCGGTACACGAGCGGGTGAAGAAACTTGTGGCCGACCTGGAAGGCACCGAGACCGCGCTGGTCACCGCCTCCGGCATGGGCGCAATCGCCACCACCATCCTGGCGCTGGTAAAAGCCGGCGACCACGTGATCGGCCAGACGCGCCACTATATGAGCACCGCCAAGATGCTGGACGACATGCTGCAGCGCTTCGGCGTCGAAGTGACGCTGGTGGACCAGACCGATGCAGCCGCGTTCGAGCGGGCGATCCGCCCCAATACCAAGTTGATCGTGCTGGAAACACCGGTCAACCCCCTGCTGATGCTGACTGATATCGAGGCTGTCACCCGCGTGGCCAGAGCGCGCGGCATCCTCACCATGGCGGACAACACCTTTGCCTCCCCGATAAACCTGCGCCCGCACACACTCGGCGTCGACATCGTGGTTCATAGCGCCACCAAGTACCTGGGCGGTCATCATGATATGACCGGAGGCGTCATCTGCTGCAGCAAGGCACTGGCCGAGGACATCTGGCACACCCATATCACACTCGGTTCGGTGCTATCGCCGATGGATGCCTGGCTGCTACTGCGCGGCATGCGCACCCTGCCGATGCGCATCGAGCGGATCAACGCCAACGCGCTGGAACTGGCAGCTTTCCTTGAGCAGCAGCCACAGATCGAGCGGGTGTATTACCCTGGGCTTGCGAGCCATCCGCAGCACGCACTGGCGTGTCGGCAGATGAAAGGCTTCGGCGGCGTCGTGGCCTTCGGCGTCAAAGGTGGCTATGCCGAAGCGGAGCGGCTGGTATCTGCACTCAAGGTGCCACACAACGCCGGCAACCTCGGCGGGGTGGATTCGCTGGTCATCCATACTGCGGCAATGTGGGCCGGCACCATGAGTGCGGCACAGATGGCGGCAGCCGACATCCCGGTCAACTTCATCCGCTACTCGGTCGGCATCGAGCATATCGACGATCTCAAAGCCGATCTGCTGCAAGCACTTGCCACGCTGTAA
- a CDS encoding Lrp/AsnC family transcriptional regulator, translating into MKLDTLDHKILDALGADARLPLATLASQLGLSRQSVRQRIDRLEGHKVIAGYTIRRATPEAAEQVRSVLLVYRKDRMRGADVTSAIAKIPEVTSCVVLSGEIDLMVQLNADSHARVNQIWSEISALAGVQNITTCFVLAMLVDRQ; encoded by the coding sequence ATGAAACTGGATACCCTCGACCACAAAATCCTCGACGCGCTGGGCGCAGATGCCCGCCTCCCGCTCGCCACACTGGCCAGCCAACTGGGCTTGTCACGCCAATCGGTACGCCAGCGCATAGATAGGCTGGAGGGCCATAAGGTCATTGCCGGCTATACCATTCGTCGCGCCACGCCGGAGGCCGCCGAGCAGGTGCGGTCGGTACTGCTGGTTTATCGCAAAGATCGCATGCGGGGCGCCGACGTCACCAGCGCCATTGCCAAAATTCCGGAGGTGACCAGTTGCGTGGTGCTAAGTGGAGAGATTGACCTGATGGTGCAGCTTAATGCTGACTCCCATGCACGGGTAAATCAGATCTGGAGCGAGATCAGCGCGCTTGCCGGCGTGCAGAACATTACTACCTGCTTCGTGCTGGCGATGCTGGTAGACAGGCAATGA